Sequence from the Bacillus thuringiensis genome:
TTTTTTGGATTTCAGCATTCGTTTTATTATCCTGCGTTAAATTCCATAATCTTAGTGAAACAATTAAATCTGATTGACTTGTTGCCTCTCTAATGAAGGAAAGTATACTTCTTACATAGCCCTCTTTATCTTGTGAACCTGGGTGTCCATCAAAACTATGCAGTGAAAAATTCATTTGTCTTAAAGCAGGCTTATTTAACAGTCTATGCCTTCTCTTATTAATTAACGTTCCGTTCGTTGTAATATTAACTTTAAACCCTTTTTCATGGCTTAAATCTAACAATTGATCTATTTTCGGATGAAGCAATGGCTCACCCTTCACGTGCAAATAAATGTAGTCTGTGTGAGGTTTAATTTGGTCTAATCTTTTCGCAAAATCCTCCACAGAAATGAATTGCTTCTGCCTTTCCGTCGGCGGACAAAAGCTGCACGCAAGATTACATACACTCGTAATCTCCAAGTAAAACTTTTTAAACTTCTTCACCTTTAATTCCTCACTTCTATGACTACTTGTACTTTTTCCTCTTCATATTACATCACACTTTTTTAGAAATAGAAACATACTTATTAAATATAAATTTAAACTGACCATTTTTCAGTTTTACTATACTTAAAAAGTAAGCAATCACACACGAATAATCCGTTTATATAATTAAATTAATTTTTAAATTTTTTTAATTATAATTAAATATTGTATATTTTTACTTTTCTGTTAAAATAAGGTTAAGAGGGCTGAAAAATAAAAACGAATGAGGTGTTTTTTAGTGTTTAAAAAAGTATTTTCATCTTTTATAGCAATCACTTTATTAGTATCAACCGCATTTTCTCTCCAAGCATCCGCAGAAGAATCTATCAACAATGACAATAACCTTACATACGAACAGCAACAAGAAGTGGATAAATTGGCTATTGAAGTAGAAAAAGATCTTAGATTTTACTTTGAAGAGGTAGGGGAATTGACAGAGAGTGGCTATAAAATTACCAATCCAGCACTTTTACAAGAAAAAATCTCTGCCAATGATCAAACAGCAATTAATATCGCTGAA
This genomic interval carries:
- a CDS encoding radical SAM/SPASM domain-containing protein, with the protein product MKKFKKFYLEITSVCNLACSFCPPTERQKQFISVEDFAKRLDQIKPHTDYIYLHVKGEPLLHPKIDQLLDLSHEKGFKVNITTNGTLINKRRHRLLNKPALRQMNFSLHSFDGHPGSQDKEGYVRSILSFIREATSQSDLIVSLRLWNLTQDNKTNAEIQKNRELLSIIENEFDLSYQIEEKLTPGKGIKIAERVFINQDYEFQWPALHEEEDDGKGFCHGLRNQAGILANGTVIPCCLDGEGIINLGNINNDSFSNIIEGERATNIVDGFSKRVAVEELCRKCGYRKRFGK